ATTTCGCAGACTTTGGATAATCAGGATCAATGCTGGAGCACATTTACACAATATGTCTTATAGCCAGTTAATCCACGGATTAAAGCTTGCAGAAGTAGAGATAGATCGTAAAGCATTGGCATTTTTGGCATTTAACGAACCAGATGCCTTTACAAAACTTTGTGAAGTAGCAAAATCAAAACTGAATTAGGGTAATTTTGTCCCGAAGCGGATCATAAAGATGAAAGAAGAATTACAGAAGCAGATATCGAAAGCCAAAAAGGCAATAGAAGAATCGTTGCGTCAGCATGATCTGATGCAACTGAAATCGCAGTATCTGGGTAAGAAAAGTGAATTGAATGCTTTTATGAAGCGTTTAAAGGAGCTACCTGCGGAGGAACGTCCAGCCTTTGGCAAGATAGTGAATGATGCTAAGCAGCAGCTTGAAGAAATGATCAATAACCGTTTATTGAAACTGAAAGAAAACGAGTATGCAGCAACTCTTCAGGCAGAGCATCAGGATCTAACGATGCCGGGCAAACGACATTTACGTGGAGGTCTTCATCCGATTACTCAAACCTGGCGAGAAATTGAAGACCTTTTCATCCGTTTGGGTTTTCAGGTTGCTGATGGTCCTGATATTGAAGATGAATATCACAATTTTGATGCCTTGAATACACCAGCAGATCATCCGGCTCGAGATCTTTCTGACACCTTTTATATAGAAGGTGACGTGCTTTTACGGACACATACATCTCCAGTTCAAATAAGAACAATGGAGAAATTTAAACCACCAATTAAGATAATATGCCCTGGCAGGACATATCGAAATGATAATGATGCCACACATTCACCCTGTTTTCATCAGGTAGAGGCATTGGTGGTGGATGAAGGGATCAATATAGCAGACTTGCGTGATATGCTTAATTACTTTGCACAGCAGCTATTTGGTCCAGAAATCGCAGTACGGATCCGACCACACTTTTTCCCCTTCACCGAACCAAGTGCAGAGATGGATATGGTGTGCCCGAAGTGTCTGGGCAACGGATGCAGTTTGTGTAAAGATACAGGCTGGCTGGAGCTTGGTGGAGCAGGAATAGTGGATCCCAACGTATTTGAATATGTGGGAATCGATAGTGAGAAATATACTGGATATGCTTTTGGATTAGGTATAGACCGGATAGCAATGCTTCGTTATGGAATCACTGATATGAGAATGTTATTCAACAATGATCTCAGATTTTTGAGCCAATTTAAATCGTGAAACGTGAGTAAATAGATTATGAAGATAAGTTATAGTTGGTTGCGGGAATATATTGATATAGATTTAAGTGCAGAAAAGCTTGAAGAGGAACTGACTTTTTCCGGGATTGAAGTGGAAGCTGT
The nucleotide sequence above comes from Candidatus Stygibacter australis. Encoded proteins:
- the rplT gene encoding 50S ribosomal protein L20 gives rise to the protein FRRLWIIRINAGAHLHNMSYSQLIHGLKLAEVEIDRKALAFLAFNEPDAFTKLCEVAKSKLN
- a CDS encoding phenylalanine--tRNA ligase subunit alpha, yielding MKEELQKQISKAKKAIEESLRQHDLMQLKSQYLGKKSELNAFMKRLKELPAEERPAFGKIVNDAKQQLEEMINNRLLKLKENEYAATLQAEHQDLTMPGKRHLRGGLHPITQTWREIEDLFIRLGFQVADGPDIEDEYHNFDALNTPADHPARDLSDTFYIEGDVLLRTHTSPVQIRTMEKFKPPIKIICPGRTYRNDNDATHSPCFHQVEALVVDEGINIADLRDMLNYFAQQLFGPEIAVRIRPHFFPFTEPSAEMDMVCPKCLGNGCSLCKDTGWLELGGAGIVDPNVFEYVGIDSEKYTGYAFGLGIDRIAMLRYGITDMRMLFNNDLRFLSQFKS